The Porites lutea chromosome 7, jaPorLute2.1, whole genome shotgun sequence genome includes the window TAGGCCAAATTCAAAGTCATCCTATGTTATATTAGTCTCCCTTGCAGCCTTggggggagcgttgcgtgacatccaaaaaacggctgcgagggagactaatgTTATATCAGTCTCTTCTTTAATATTATTTGTGATGGCAGAGAAGCCACCAAGTATGACTGCATGAAATTTATTAGTTCTGTGGAGCCGGGAGCTGGGACTGTCCAAAGACAGCATGAGTAAACGATAAAGTATAAATAGCTAATATAATCCCAACAAGCCAAAGAGGTTTCTAGTAATTGTACCACATGTTCTAGATAGCAATTAAAAATGTGTTGGTAGTAGAACTAGTAGTCCAGCCGGGCACAACGTgaagataaataaaatgatttgaGCCCCTCTGTATACAGTCTATAAATGATTTAGTTACCTGGGGGATATTTGACCCTCCGACAATGAATCATCGAGGGTAAAATTTGCACGTGTGCAGTTGTGACTAAAAGTCCTAAAACTCGAATCCTTATACTGTTACCTTCAGCAGCCGCACCCAAATCTGCCCACGCAAATCTAAGATCACTGTCATTTACCCTCCCGCAAGGGACTTGAATCGTACCCTAGTGTTTTAGTtgacaaatgaaataaatatcgACAAAAAAAGATAGCACAAAAAAATCGTAATTAGAGTTAGCTAATATGCCAGAATatcgtgaattttttttaaacagaggttcttctagcctccccgcagacgtcctttggggttaacgagccccaaaggacgtctgcggggaggctaaggTTTCTTCAATCTCATAGCATAGACAATGAAGAAGCCACAGTGCTGAGGTCCCACTCACCCTGCGGCGAGACGAATGATAGAGAACAAGAAACGGAGGAGCAGAATAAAAACCAACAGAcggcaaaagaaaataaagaagaaacCAACCAAAACCAACACTCAGGTCAAGAAAGAATCAACAACAAAGAGAGCATTTCAAGAAATGATACCAAAATCAGCAAGGCTTTGGAGGTAAGAGCATAGTTTGCCGGACCCCTCCAAAGAAGCGGTCGATGACGGGAAGTCAGTTTCGTAACCACCCGAAAATAGTTCAGCAAACGCTTACACAGTTTTGAAGTAAGACCTTCTTTGCGATTTGAAAAATCTCTGCTCACTTGGCTAACCAGTTGGAAAGGAATCCAGAGCTACGTATAAACAACTCAGCCTGTTGTTATGAAACATGATCCTCCAAAAATGTTAGATGATTGTACAGCCATCCAATAGTGTGTAATGTTAGAAGTGAACAACATAACAGAAGATGCGATGCGTCCAAAACTGCTTAAGTGCCGTGGTCAACTGATGTCAATCGTTTTCTCACCAGCCAAGTGCCGTTTCTTTTCCACAAGAGTTAACTTTAACTTTGGCTGTTTAATCAGTTGTGTCACTCTATACCAGGTGAATAATAAACACGTTAATTCATAGAAGTTGTTGGAAGTTGAATTGATTATTGGAGTCATTTTTCCTCAGCAGCTGTCTGATACGATGCAGCCTCTTGCCCCACTCCCCTTCGTACAAGCAGGCACTAGTCGGCGAAGATCGTCAACAGTTTCCTTGCAGCATTTTCCTGCTAGCCCACCCTCAGCCTTCATGGGTGTCCCTCGATCAAGGCGAGTGTCTACCGTGGGTTCGTCAATTTTCTCCACCCCTTCAACCTCAGCACAACCAGACACCTTACAAGCCTTGCAAGAAACTGCAAAGAGGCTACCAAACGAGTCCCCACAGGGAACGTCTGGCGTGCCCGAATCAAGGCGAGGCTCGCAAGCCAGACGAAGGTCCTCAGTGGCAGCTTCTATGTTGTCCTCCGATACACGCGACGGTAAAAAGGGATCCATTGGCTTTACTCTTGCTGCTTCTTTAGTTAAATGGAAAAAGAATTCCTTGAGAGCAGCTAGGAAGGCTAACGAGACCATTGCTAAGGTGAATTTTAGTGATGAAACTTGAATTAATTTGTAACAGAACCCTTTCAAAACTACTTACAATAGACCTACAGATAAATCTTCATCATATTGAACTTAAATCAATTTCCCATGCTGAAAACAGCCGTTGCAGagctgggtagtgacgcgtcatcagtatggaatttctgtgcccGTTTCTCAGACTTCATTTCGAGGGGAAAACCGTAGCAGCGTTGCCAAGTAATGACTCAGTTTCTCAGGCGTGTAGAATATGTTGAGGTTAAGGGACTGCTGCTCTGAATTTAAATCTCTGGCAAACAAGACTTTTTGCAAATCGGGATCAAGTCCGCCTTTGCATTATTCTCCAGAGTCGCAATAGCGAACAGCTACTGgccaaagaattttttttttttcactcttctgTTGTAGAGCCTGCGCAAATATCACCAAGGAAGAAAGCTTCCTTATGGAGACAAGAGaacttttaaaagttttctacCCTTTAAGTTACTGCTTAGTTCTATATACAGGCGAGGCACGAGTTTCCGCAGGAGGTCGTTTTTCATTCCCCTGGGATTTGACTAACCCCAATCTAATTCCGAGTCGGTGCATAACCTAATCAACTCATAGAAGACATCAAATACTGTAGCAACTATACAGACACTATAAAGACCCTATACCGTCCTATATTGTTATATATTGTTATATGCTATAACATGTACTAATATTAATGCTATATAACTATAAACTACGTCCGATATGTACTCATCGCATTGTACTGTGTTGCATCCTAAATACATGCATGTCATGTAGACTATGATAAGTAGCGTGCTGTATATATCAAATAATGTATTCATATGCTGATAACCAGTGTTATCATTCCACTCGATACATCTTTTCAGTGTCAGATGCTACTGACCACCGTTgtcattttttagtttttattattttctctaTCCAGGACGCTAAACACCAAGAATTCATGAACAAAACTGCTGATCGCATCAAAACCGAGGTGAGCCAAGCTTACATTTCAACAATCCTGAAAAAGTATAAAATAGAAAACATTCTTGTGTCGATTTTCATCtggaaaaattgttaaacagcttgacatttttttcattaccttttcttgttccttttttgaatttttattccaTGCAAAACGTGCATGCATTTCAGATTAAACAACTCCAAATGAATGTATGTCGTCTCCACAGCTCAAtagttaatatttattttaaagtggAGAAATATTTTCTAAAGAACTGGGTCATTCTACCATTCTGTTCTTAGCTTCCAAAACAATTACTTGTCTCTATACAAGAGGAAGCTTACCCGATTATACTACGAACAACACAAGGTAGGCACGTGACTGCTTCACTTAGGATcatttgtaataaattattatattattagttCTGTAACactccaacctcgttcccagggttctctcctacccgccctaagGAGCACCAGTGCCGTCACCATGAATGCGACCCTtgctctctcgctccgtagggcgggtaggagagaaccctgggaacgaggttggtaaCGCTCTGCTTTAAAAGTCGCTGCTTAATAACCACTTGAATCAAATAACAGAGACATAACAGATATTTCAATATTCTACGTCATCTGGAGTAGTTTGTTTAATCAAGTCTGaaaaagtcttttctttttctagctTACCGATCTCAGTTGGGAGTCAAACACAAACTCACGATGCAAGCTTATGATCGGCTGGCAGACCTGGTCCGAGATCTCAAGAATCCCTTTTGAATTGAATTGCAAATGTAGATAGAACTATAATTTTGACTTCAGGGAGTCTAAAATaatatttgtaaataaaaatgttggGAAATGGTATTGTTTATGTTGATTAACCTCAAAGTGACGTTTGCGGACTAGTGCTCAACACGAAGGAGGCGGGGGTTAGCTTCATAGTTTTTTGGTTCTCTATTGTGAAAGGAAAGCAGCTGGGAACAAAAGGCAGGTTTATCAGCTACCAATATATCAGCAAACAATATGAACGGCCATGGTGTAAAACCTACGAGGAAtatgttgttttctttatctttttcattTGTTCTCATCGACCTAGCAGACCTAGGAATCTAACAGTAGTGTTTCCCAACTTCTTCTGGATAATGAATGGTATGGAGACAAGACAAATTTAAAGATCATTTGCAGTTGACGTCTCGCATGAGAACTCTTGTCCCGTTCGTGCTAATCCGCTAATGTAACTACTCGTCTTTCTCGTTTTCTCGTGTATTGGCTCTTGGtttattgcattctttttaatAGTAAACCATCTGAGTAAGCGAAATCGAAACGACATTAACTTAGAGCTAGTAAGCGACCCTCTCAATCAGATCCTGACATTGATTAAATAGTTCAATCGGAGGGACGCCTTTGAAATAGAATAGAACCAAGATTTATAGTAAGATTGGTAACCAAATTGTGGCTTCCAAGAAAAAGCGTAGGAATGAGGCCACTTACTGAAAATACTGAATAACAACTGATTTGGCTTTACAACCCCcct containing:
- the LOC140944838 gene encoding uncharacterized protein, with translation MATKDNHILNVQEDISKLATTSSGLKVVESDGDLRRKSLPSIAPLNLQVSSTMEAPRSCSANDAYSQDTSLMACLLPSIETKAAFEDNSPLLPSQAGVKAKSGDEFKTSPRDTCCMTHATEDLGFIASASAEKDIFEDGQTEDTVTLDGLVPDVLFAPRGPSTEKVQFRSKRKSLAPSEVKSIDNEEATVLRSHSPCGETNDREQETEEQNKNQQTAKENKEETNQNQHSGQERINNKESISRNDTKISKALEQLSDTMQPLAPLPFVQAGTSRRRSSTVSLQHFPASPPSAFMGVPRSRRVSTVGSSIFSTPSTSAQPDTLQALQETAKRLPNESPQGTSGVPESRRGSQARRRSSVAASMLSSDTRDGKKGSIGFTLAASLVKWKKNSLRAARKANETIAKDAKHQEFMNKTADRIKTELPKQLLVSIQEEAYPIILRTTQAYRSQLGVKHKLTMQAYDRLADLVRDLKNPF